Sequence from the Ostrea edulis chromosome 8, xbOstEdul1.1, whole genome shotgun sequence genome:
TAAAATATCTACACCCGTAAATTGTGGTGGTGGGGGACTCGTTCACTATGAGCCTTGCTCTCAGTCCTCTGACAATAAGGGGTGATCAATCCTTGACACTTCAGACTTTTACTCAAGACATGATACTACACTGTCAGCTGTTTACGTTAAACTATACATACATTCACGATTTCAACACACTACaatgtaaccggtcaacagggaatgtttCCTCCTCCAAGACACCTCgcgtgtgtccaggtgtccgtgtttgtaCTCTGTCGATTCGCACGTTTAATAGGAGGTATGAGACTTGATTATCGTTACTTTTTCAcaacatgtacactgtatacaCTAGAAtgaaaatgtctggtgagtttgaaaaaatgtttttcaaagaTTATCAACCCTATTGTTTTGACGTATATCTGTAAGATGTTAAAAGGCTTTACGATTACACATCATCTTTGGATTTTAATGTCTCTCCAAGTTTGGCTCTAAACGCTACAGCTTCTTCTTCCTTCTCTCCTTCCGGGTACTCTAAATATGATTTACTTTCAACAAGGTCCATCAAATGAAGAGGAAGATCTCTCATAACTCTGCTTTGTAATGCTATTAGAAACAGAACATTTTCACCGTTACGAGAATAAATCGCTTCCATTCGCGCCATGTTAAGTTCAAACATGCACCAGTATGATGTTaggaaatgtgacgtcataatacacaCTGTTTGTCTGCTGTTGTGAATGGCGTTTGTAATGTTTTCAGCGATTCCTGTCCCGGGAATAAAATCTCTATGATGAATACACAATCGTAGATTATACTCCTTCTCAAGGATTTTAGCAAGCCTGATCACAAAGGTTCTATCAAGATCCGCGTATGAAATAAACGCGTGGTATCGGTATGAACCTTGACAATTGACGTCATCGATGTTGACACGACCTTGATATTTTTCTCTGGCGACATAGTACATGTAACGGAGCTTCCATCGATATCTATATATAATGCGACTTAGTAATAAAGTCGTTGAAATAATGATTAGTGACGTCATAACCACTATAACAAGTGTATATGAGGAACATTTCTTCTCCAAGCTCTGTAAAAGGATATCGATATCACTCATAGGGAAATTTGATGAATTTCCAAATGCGCAGGTATAATTCCTAAAGAACACAAATTTTAGTGTTTCTGAGTCTTGCATCCATTTCAGAAAATCTAAATTTTCACATGAACATTTCAAGTTGTTTCCAATTAAATTGACGTTCACTACTCTGCCACGAGATACCGTATCTAAAGCGTCTCTGGTAGATGATTTGAGACTGGACAGCTGATTGTAAGATAAATCAACCAAGGATAAATTTTTCATGTGATTAATTTGTACGTGAAACTCAGTCATGGAATTATAACTCAAATTCATGTATATGATGttgtaattattttgaaatattttcgcAGGAAGTCTAACGATTCTGTTAGAAGACAGATCGAGGGACGTCAGCTGATATTGTTCGGAAAAAAGTTCGCCATTGGTGTCTTTTTCAAACACCTGCCCAAGTGCATTGTTTGACAGATTTAACTTTCTAAGAGTCTTGAAAGATTTCAGGAAACACTTTCCAATGTAGCGGCAGAAGTTTCCAGAGAAATCAATGTATTGAACATTATCCATGCCTGTCATTGGGCCAATCAACTCGTATAGGATGTTTCTTTGTCCAAAAATGTGCGTTAAATTGCTTTGATGTCCGAAAGGAATGTAAGGTAGAGACATTTTATATAGATTATCATGAGCGTAAAACATTCGCAAATTTGGAGGCATGTAAACCGTGTAATTTTCTATCAACCTTCCAACATCGTCATTCCCAAGACGTAATCCGCTTAATGGAATGGTTTGATTGTGATGCTTAGTTCCTGAGACATGCGCAGCCAGTCTAAACATTGGAGGTTTCCGTGAATCGTCgcatttttggaaaaaatcGCCATTCATGCTGACTTGGTGGAAAGATGATTGGAAGCTGACATTCAATATCTCCAGATTGTGCAAAACTGCGAACTGCATGATGTACAGTCCGAAGCTCAACACATTATCCGACAAATTAAGGATACGCAAAGATCTCGGTAGAGACGGGAGCACATTCAAATCCAAactatttattctgtttgaTGCTAAATTAAGTTCCACTAAATTAGTTTGGTTTAAATTAACGACATGGTCAGCAGTGAGTATGTGACTCACTCCATAAGTGCAATGAAGTTTTTCGAAATTCAGCATTTTGATCTTCTTGGAATTTTTCATGTCTATCGATATGTTGTATATCACGTCAATGGTGAGAACATCGTTCTTCGAAACGTCAAGATGTTCAAGTTTTGAATTCTTCTTGAACGTGCCTATGTGAACCTCGGATAGTTTGTTCTGTGAAACGCTTAAGTTTTTGAGTTGTCCATACCTGGACAGTGAAGTATGGTTTAAGTGCTGTAAATTGTTATGGGACATGTCCAAGTACATCAACGTGCTAGGAAGATTCTGGGGTATCTCCGAAAATTTATTCCTGGCAAAATTTATGGCGATGACATCATCAGGAAAAGTAGGTGACGTTTGGAGACCACGGTTGGAGCAGTCGGCGTAAACACTCTTTTTGTGTGAGGTACACGTGCAATTGCAGGGTTTGATTGATGGGCATCTATATT
This genomic interval carries:
- the LOC125661334 gene encoding toll-like receptor 4, whose product is METGRWIPISIFIAVVMGTEYRCPSIKPCNCTCTSHKKSVYADCSNRGLQTSPTFPDDVIAINFARNKFSEIPQNLPSTLMYLDMSHNNLQHLNHTSLSRYGQLKNLSVSQNKLSEVHIGTFKKNSKLEHLDVSKNDVLTIDVIYNISIDMKNSKKIKMLNFEKLHCTYGVSHILTADHVVNLNQTNLVELNLASNRINSLDLNVLPSLPRSLRILNLSDNVLSFGLYIMQFAVLHNLEILNVSFQSSFHQVSMNGDFFQKCDDSRKPPMFRLAAHVSGTKHHNQTIPLSGLRLGNDDVGRLIENYTVYMPPNLRMFYAHDNLYKMSLPYIPFGHQSNLTHIFGQRNILYELIGPMTGMDNVQYIDFSGNFCRYIGKCFLKSFKTLRKLNLSNNALGQVFEKDTNGELFSEQYQLTSLDLSSNRIVRLPAKIFQNNYNIIYMNLSYNSMTEFHVQINHMKNLSLVDLSYNQLSSLKSSTRDALDTVSRGRVVNVNLIGNNLKCSCENLDFLKWMQDSETLKFVFFRNYTCAFGNSSNFPMSDIDILLQSLEKKCSSYTLVIVVMTSLIIISTTLLLSRIIYRYRWKLRYMYYVAREKYQGRVNIDDVNCQGSYRYHAFISYADLDRTFVIRLAKILEKEYNLRLCIHHRDFIPGTGIAENITNAIHNSRQTVCIMTSHFLTSYWCMFELNMARMEAIYSRNGENVLFLIALQSRVMRDLPLHLMDLVESKSYLEYPEGEKEEEAVAFRAKLGETLKSKDDV